Proteins encoded together in one Myxocyprinus asiaticus isolate MX2 ecotype Aquarium Trade chromosome 9, UBuf_Myxa_2, whole genome shotgun sequence window:
- the igfn1.4 gene encoding immunoglobulin-like and fibronectin type III domain-containing protein 1: MIIQYVKELPRGKTTPDFTRKPIALTVQEGKVAIFKAVVTGDPVPTVTWARNKGDTSDPEKYKPKYDPRTREHVLEIPNVKADQGDTYKCFATNEFGKAVCTATLGVIAVGFKKKQIGMSTIVPEDFRKMLKKTNIVRKKKEKPKKEGEIDPKFWELMLSAKKRDYERICREFGVTDFRWMLKHLNLMKKEKEDEQAKVVEKVDNMKQIELKTSGRAEFEFNMKLRDPKSNIYLYKNGDMLDYGDGTDDSYKHNMKKTGDKYLFSINNVGLNDGGIYQVDVEDVNVFSTSFTIPDVEFDGMLKDAKVIEEQDAVFECVLSGPVPEITWCANDISVEHGDKYNITVSEDNLTHRLVVKNCKPEDKGVYTAIAGIKSSKAALAVDEDPKARGKGRCGSSDGADDLTRCLADEQARLQRERDEAARRAKGTGGRGDGGDDSGGTGLGGGSGGDARGRYGLGGDGTDGSGKNNIDGSGKNGTDRSGKNRMGKSDLGADGLGGQLAGLGSGGTVGDGTDDKVHFASGLSDQNALRGKPVELVCKLNTEKIDGVWYKNGEKLTSKDGVIVTKDGCTHKLIMQNCKDSDAGVYQFEVNGCKTEATVRVGDLPEFDPDALQKFSNPVIVKAGQTASFKMSFPPQASLEVKWFKNGSELLDGGSVKVVKESNHSRFQMKDCMRMDTGEIKIQLKNPFGSTEAISSLLVLDKPGTPQSPVEVNESTSSVLELKWNPPKDDGGSTVTNYIIERQQVGQSTWKRVGDVSADHLTFRDKSVSLGKRYIYRIYAENPDGISEPLETEKIIAGAIIFPGPPAPPKVVSAFKNCINLHWIPPEKDGGATILGYLLEKRKKDTNQWVTLNSVNEPIQALKYAVKDVSEGSEYEFRVSAINMSGAGEPSAPSVMVCAINPKMKPHFKDPEDFMVVRSGNSIRIKINYEASPLPNITWLQNGEPVSPWKKIINSDGTSTLVIPTSKYSDSGIYTIVAKNSSGQASFDIEVRVTDEPKPPGQVALEQVIYGKVIITWAPSPDQKKDDRLHYIVAEHNSNTRIWRTIADHLLCNTYTTSIKPGLEYHFRVYAKNDMGLSDPSDSPTWGVNSNRVSVPSSVPTVITLERPPSILVPLKQHAPPNGYQCYMTCAVRGCPTPHIAWYHNGICINSNNNYYITNAFGICSMYILRVCSENSGEYKVVAVNSFGRAECSTKLKVKD, encoded by the exons ATGATCATCCAGTATGTCAAGGAACTGCCACGTGGAAAAACCACACCTGATTTCACCAGGAAACCAATTGCCTTGACAGTTCAAGAAG GCAAAGTGGCAATTTTCAAAGCAGTGGTGACCGGAGATCCAGTTCCAACTGTAACCTGGGCACGCAACAAGGGTGATACTTCTGATCCAGAAAAATATAAGCCAAAATATGATCCAAGGACTAGAGAACATGTTCTGGAG ATACCAAATGTGAAAGCAGACCAAGGAGACACGTACAAATGTTTCGCTACGAATGAATTTGGAAAAGCTGTATGCACAGCTACATTGGGTGTCATTGCAG TTGGATTCAAGAAAAAGCAAATCGGTATGTCCACAATA GTCCCTGAGGACTTCAGGAAAATGCTTAAGAAAACCAA CATTGTCaggaagaaaaaggaaaaacCCAAGAAAGAGGGGGAGATTGATCCAAAATTCTGGGAATTGATGCTAAGTGCCAAAAAGAGAGATTATGAGCGCATTTGTCGGGAATTTGGAGTCACTGACTTTCGCTGGATGCTAAAACACCTTAACCTAATGAAAAAGGAGAAGGAGGATGAACAGGCCAAG GTGGTCGAGAAAGTTGACAACATGAAACAGATTGAACTGAAAACGAGTGGCAGAGCTGAATTTGAGTTTAATATGAAGCTCAGGGACCCAAAGAGTAACATTTATCTGTACAAG AATGGCGACATGCTTGATTATGGCGATGGCACTGATGATTCCTACAAACACAATATGAAAAAAACTGGTGATAAGTACTTGTTTAGCATCAACAATGTTGGCCTAAATGATGGAGGAATATACCAAGTGGATGTTGAGGATGTTAACGTTTTCTCAACAAGCTTTACAA ttcctGATGTGGAATTTGATGGCATGCTGAAGGATGCTAAAGTCATTGAGGAACAGGATgcagtgtttgagtgtgttttatCTGGTCCTGTACCAGAAATCACCTGGTGTGCCAATGACATCTCTGTTGAGCATGGAGACAAGTACAACATCACAGTCTCTGAAGACAATCTCACCCACAGATTAGTAGTGAAGAACTGTAAACCAGAGGACAAGGGTGTGTACACGGCTATTGCTGGGATTAAATCCTCCAAGGCCGCTCTTGCTGTGGATG AGGATCCTAAAGCCAGGGGGAAGGGTCGATGTGGTTCAAGTGATGGAGCAGATGATCTTACAAGATGTCTAGCAGATGAGCAGGCCAGGCTGCAGAGAGAAAGGGATGAAGCAGCCAGGAGAGCCAAGGGTACTGGTGGAAGAGGTGATGGAGGAGATGATAGTGGAGGAACTGGCTTGGGAGGTGGAAGTGGTGGAGATGCAAGAGGAAGGTATGGACTGGGAGGAGACGGTACAGATGGAAGTGGGAAGAATAATATAGATGGAAGTGGGAAGAATGGTACAGACAGAAGTGGGAAGAATAGAATGGGGAAGAGTGATTTAGGAGCAGACGGACTGGGAGGCCAATTAGCTGGCCTTGGATCTGGTGGAACTGTTGGAGATGGTACAG ATGATAAAGTGCACTTTGCAAGTGGGTTATCAGACCAAAACGCTCTACGTGGCAAGCCTGTCGAGCTTGTGTGCAAACTAAATACTGAAAAAATTGACGGAGTGTGGTATAAAAATGGGGAGAAG CTGACTTCCAAAGATGGAGTGATCGTTACTAAAGATGGTTGTACACATAAGCTCATAATGCAGAATTGCAAAGATTCAGATGCAGGTGTATATCAGTTTGAGGTGAATGGCTGCAAGACAGAGGCCACGGTGAGAGTTGGAG ATCTTCCAGAATTTGATCCTGATGCTTTGCAAAAGTTCTCAAACCCCGTGATAGTGAAAGCAGGCCAGACTGCATCTTTTAAGATGTCATTCCCACCACAAGCCTCTCTGGAGgttaaatggtttaaaaatggCTCTGAGCTTCTTGATGGTGGTTCAGTTAAAGTAGTGAAGGAATCAAACCATAGTCGCTTTCAAATGAAAGACTGTATGCGGATGGATACTGGAGAGATCAAAATCCAGCTAAAAAACCCTTTTGGTTCTACTGAAGCCATATCAAGTCTTCTTGTACTAG ACAAGCCAGGTACACCACAAAGCCCCGTAGAAGTGAATGAAAGCACATCCTCAGTCCTTGAATTGAAATGGAATCCTCCAAAGGATGATGGTGGGTCAACAGTAACAAACTACATAATTGAGCGCCAACAAGTTGGGCAGAGTACATGGAAAAGGGTTGGGGATGTTTCAGCTGATCATCTAACCTTCAGAGATAAAAGTGTGTCCCTTGGCAAGAGGTATATATATCGCATCTATGCAGAGAACCCTGATGGCATCAGTGAACCACTGGAGACAGAGAAAATCATAGCTGGTGCTATAA TTTTCCCTGGCCCACCGGCCCCTCCAAAGGTTGTCAGTGCTTTCAAAAACTGTATCAACCTACATTGGATTCCACCAGAGAAAGATGGCGGAGCTACAATTTTGGGCTACCTGCTGGAGAAACGCAAGAAAGATACCAACCAATGGGTGACTCTGAACTCAGTCAATGAACCGATTCAAG ctctaaaatatgcAGTGAAAGATGTGTCTGAGGGATCGGAATATGAGTTCAGAGTATCAGCCATTAATATGTCTGGAGCTGGAGAACCCAGCGCACCTTCTGTAATGGTCTGTGCTATAAACCCCAAAA TGAAGCCTCATTTCAAAGATCCTGAAGACTTTATGGTGGTGAGATCAGGAAATTCTATcagaataaaaattaattatgag GCCTCTCCACTGCCTAACATTACGTGGCTTCAGAACGGTGAACCTGTATCTCCCTGGAAAAAGATCATTAATAGCGATGGAACATCCACTCTTGTCATACCCACGTCAAAGTACTCTGACTCTGGTATTTACACCATTGTTGCTAAAAACTCAAGTGGGCAGGCAAGCTTTGACATAGAGGTCAGAGTAACAG ATGAACCCAAGCCTCCAGGCCAAGTGGCGCTGGAGCAGGTGATTTATGGTAAAGTCATTATCACATGGGCTCCATCTCCAGACCAGAAGAAGGACGACAGACTGCATTACATTGTGGCAGAACACAACTCTAACACACGCATTTGGCGCACAATAGCCGATCACCTTCTCTGTAATACCTACACAACCAGCATCAAACCAGGTCTAGAATATCATTTTAGAGTCTATGCAAAAAATGATATGGGACTTTCCGATCCTTCAGATTCACCAACATGGGGTGTCAACAGCAACAGAG TTTCGGTACCCTCAAGCGTGCCAACTGTGATCACTTTGGAAAGGCCACCATCCATtctggttccactgaaacaacaCGCTCCACCCAATGGATATCAGTGCTACATGACCTGCGCTGTCCGTGGCTGCCCCACACCACATATTGCATGGTACCATAATGGGATTTGCATCAACTCCAACAATAACTACTACATCACAAATGCATTTGGCATCTGCTCCATGTACATCCTCAGAGTTTGTTCTGAAAATAGTGGTGAATACAAAGTGGTGGCAGTCAACTCATTTGGCAGGGCAGAATGTTCCACCAAATTAAAAGTGAAAG ATTAA